The following is a genomic window from Trachemys scripta elegans isolate TJP31775 chromosome 16, CAS_Tse_1.0, whole genome shotgun sequence.
CAATTACTGTCCACAGAGCCTGCGGCAGAGAGCAAAGTCAGAgcactgggagaggctggggcgcGGGCACAGAGGGGAAGGGCGGCCTGGGGCTGCCGTACCTTTGAAGAGCAggttggccttgggcaagtcaagcTGGTAGCCAAAGGAGACGCTAGTGTCCTGCATGCGCGTGCTGGCCTCAAACTCCACGCCCACCTGCAGCTGAGGGAAGCAGGGTTAGCCTGGCGAGCAGAGCTGCCAATCGCCCGGTAGGATCCCAGCCCCCCagcttccacccctcccccacaggaccCCAGCCCCCTGGCTTCCACCCTCCCTATGTGATCCCACCCTCCCCAAACACTATCCCAGACCACCCATCCCCAACGTAATCCCAGCCCTCACCACCCAGCCCCCAGCCTTCCCCAATGGGATGGCAGCCTCCAGGCTTGCAGACAATTTGGAGCAGCATCGACTGTTCCTGGGGCAGGGCACCCCCACACTCCCTTGCCTGCCCAGGCTCTCAACTGTGCACCACAGCACATCGCTTATACATAGCTCTCCACACgtcacctgcccccaccccttgctcccagaCTGGGGGCCAAAGCCCCACGCTCATGTCAAAGGGGGAGCCAGATGGGAACgtaagcctctgagtgccacATACCTGGTCATTGGCTTTATGGTAGTAGGTTGCATGGGCCCCAGCTTGCCCCACCGTCAAGGTCCCAATCCAGTTAGGTGCTGTGTGGAGAAGGGAAGAGTGGGTGAGTGTCCGAGTAGGGCCCCACCGAAGCCCTGAGCTagggaagggaacccaggagtcttgactcccagtccccttgctctaacccactagaccccactcccctgctggAGCTCGGGATATAACCCAGGAgtccttccccagctccctcagTACCTGTGTATTTCCCAGCCAGAGACATGACGGTGCCCTCCTCTCCTGGCCGGCGGTGATAGACCAGCTCGCCGCCCAGCGCCAGGCAGGGTGTGATGCTCTGTAGGTAATGGGCTACCAGGATCCCTGCGAAGAGAGACTCGTcagctggggctgggcccagGAGGTTATGAGGGGCAGGGTTCAGACTAGTGGTGATGGTAGGCAGGGGCCAGGTTGgagaggtggagggaggggaagtggaggtgtcagaggctgggaatggagaAAGGGAGGCAGGAGTCAAGCTGGTGGGGGACTTCAGAGACGGGGTAGAATTTCAGAGCAGGAGCTTCAGAGGTGGGAACGAGGCTCTCACCTGAGCCCACCAGGATGTCGGGGTTTCCCAGCGTCACTGCTGCCGTGAAATCCTCCCCCCGATACTCTCCATCCACCTGCCAGTTCACGAACTTGGACTGCTGCGTCTGGAATGAGAGTGGGGGGACATGATGAGACCGTGGCAACCCCCAGGAGGCACACATCCCCCAGAGGCAGATTTACCATGAAAGAAACAGTGCggtggcatggggcccccaatgactggggggtgggggggacacccaaaatgcaggacaaaccTCATCGACAACCTGCCCCCGAGGCCTGGCCGGCAGCACAGCAGGgatcaggcaggcaggctgcctgcattcgGTGGCcagtggccccatgccgctcccggaagcaccCGGCTGCTGGAGGCGGCTCTGCGTCCTGCCCCCACCAGCACACAGAGAGCCGCTCCGCAGAGACGTGCCaccagcagtgcagcagggctaaggcaccTCCCTGTCCgcgctgcctccctccctccgctcccagaagtggccggcatgtccctgcggcctctGGGGGAGAGGTGGGTGGTGTCTCTGTGCATTGCCCCCACCCGGAgcactgactccacagctcccattggccaggaactgcggccaatgggagctgcggggggccacaCCTGCGGGCAGTGGCGCACAGAGATTCCCCTGGCCCCCCTGCCAGAGGAGTGTGCCAGTCACTTTGGGAGCCGCaccgcccaaggtaagcgccgcccccccgacccctcccacaccccaactccctgccccgagcccacacccaaactccctctcagagcccaatccccacatcccaacccactgccccaatcaaggtacctcacttgattttcatttacttcctattagtTATAATATAGGagaaggatgaagaaaaaaaataaatgaaaaatagagGGGatataagagagaatgttctctCTCTTGGCTGGGTCCCGAGGTGGGGCCCCTCAAAATGAAGCTGTgccacagggccccactaactctaaatctgccactgacaTCCCCGCTCCTTTTACCAGGTAACACCACTACCTTAAACTGTGAGGGAGCAGCCACAGTGCACTCACTCCCGTCCCCAGCCAGGACTCTGACAGGGGTatactctctcctcctccccccattccccccccccccccgcaaagggACAGGCTGAGAGACAGACCGGCAGGGGGTATACACAGAAGCTCTgactctccacccccacccccccccgccgcaAAGGGACGGGCTGAGAGATGGACCTGCAGGGGCCGGGGTATACACAGACACTCTGACACCCCCACCAGCCCGGCCCCCACAAAAGGGAGGGTGGATAGAAGGAcccatgggggatggggggggaataCACAGATGCTCTGACACACACACCTGTGAAGGAGCAGGTTGAGAGATGGACCTGCGGGGGGGTATACACAGACACTCTGATCCCCCCACTCCGCAAAGGGATGGGCTGAGAGATGGACCTGCAGGGTGTGGGAGAAGATACACAGACGCTctgacacacccacacacacaccctctgtgaCGCAGTAAGGAGCGGGgtggattgacctgggaatgtcttTTAGTTTTACTGGGATTGTCtggatgggagagcagggagtGACTTTAGGTGAGGGAGAgtacctgagcctgtaacctgaggaGGCGGGGGAGTggacacctttgcctgggaagctggacaaagggagaggaggagtcaAGGAGGAGGAGAGTCTGCTGGAGGGGTTTTTGGTTTCAGATTTgtgctggctgggaagaggcagggaaccccaagtctggggtctaagctccctgcccccgagagggacctggctgaggggtcccgGTTGTACGTACAagccctgcttgggactgtgttcctgtcatctaataaacctgcTGTTTTACTGGCTGAGAGACctagtgaatcgcaggaagtggggggtgcagggccctgactcccccacactgcGTGACACCCCCATGAAGGGGAAGGCAGAGAGAAGGACCCACAGGGAGCATACACGGACGCTCTGACACCCCCACCACCTGCCCCCAAAAGGGGAGGGCTGAGGGAAAGACCtgcatgggggggctggggaaagaAGACTACACAGATGCTCTGACACACACAAACCCATATGCACCCCACAAAGGGGCAGACTAAGATAAGGACccatggggggcggggcggggagaaGAGAATACACAGATGCTCTGACACATGGGCGAGCTGAGAGAAGGACCcgaggggtgtgggtgtgtattTGGGAGGGGGGGCACACAGatgctctgacacacacacagccatgaAGGGGAGGGCTGAGAGAAGGACCCGAGGGGACGGGGAGAAGAGAACACACAGATGCTCTGACACATGGGCGAGCTGAGAGAAGGACCCGCGGTGTGCGGCATACCTGGAAGGCCACCTTGGAGCGCAGTCGGGTCGAGAGCTGGTGGATGATCTGGGCATTGAGGCTGCCACTGTTGTCCATGTCGCCCACCAGCACCGGGAAGGCCTGGAAGGGGCATGAGGGGGTGAAATACAGTTGAATAACAGCCCCACCCCATATCAGGGCAACAgcatccctctgccccacccccacccagagcagCCTGCCTCGCCCCAGACTTCCCCACTGTCTGAATTGACAGCCCCAACCCCAATGTCCAGATTAACAACtctctccccaaacacacactgcccctctcccaccatcAGAGGGGGCTTCTCAGCGCTGGCTTCCGGACGGCTAAGTCCACTCCCCCCGGCACTCACCTCTGTGGGGCTGAGCTGCTTGGTGCCCACGTAGGTGACCCCGAAGTGATAGCTGGAGTCACCAACAGTGCTAAGGGCGACGCTGTGATTCACCTGGGGAAAGCAGGCGGAGTAAGCAGGGCCCAccaaatcctgtatcttggcaggggTTACACTAGActactggttctcaaccaggggtctgggaccCACTGGGGgaccgtgagcaggtttcagggtgtCCGCCCAGCAGGGCTGACATTAGACTTGTGGGGACCCAGGACAATTGCCCGGCTTCCTACCCccaacactggccctggcttttatatgcagaaaatcagtggTTGTGGCATAGAcgggccatggaatttttatagcctGTTGGGGGGTCTCAGAAAGAAAacggttgagaacccctgcactagaccacacttgcggtcccttctagcccCATGGTTCTATGCCTGCAGCCAGAGGGGAAGGGCAGCCCAGGGGCACTggcatgggagacccaggttcaggtACCTAAAGTGACTGCATCTCTCTGGCCTTGGCTCCCATCTCACATGCGGCCAGTCACCTTGCCTGCCTCCCAGGAAGCATGGGGATGAATGCATTAGACTGCAAGGGTCAGATATAGGGATGAAGGCCGCCAGATAAGTACCTCACACAGAAAGCACCAACCCACAACCTCACCCAGCCCCAGACACGACACATGGGATCAGGAGGTTTGGGGTCACGTGCCCCCACATTTACTGCTTGGCTTGTAGAGAATGCTCAGTAACattgctgaagccagctgccctcaatctgcacccctgcccccccagcaggcATGTCTGTGCCCAGCCCGCTCAGCCCCCACATCCTCCTCGACTATAGCctcacccccctccacccccaccccgtacCCTGCTTCACCAGAGGGCACAGCCCTTACCTGGAAATGGTTGCTAAGACCTTTATTCACTGTCAGTTTCACACCTTCCATCTGGATGGGGAACAATTCTGGGGAAGAGACTGCAACAATCAGCACTGAGCCCGTCCAGCCCAGTGTGCCTTCACCTCATGGGTCCCTCCAGCCTGCTGGTAACTCCCTTCCCCCAATCATACCCCTGGGCTGTCCAGCCTGgtaccctccccactcccccagggaCCTGCCCACCTGGCTGTGTACTGGGGTGCCCCATGCTGTGCTCCCAACCTCTGCACTTGGGGTAACATTCCTTGAAGGTGCCAGGACagagaggtgggtgggtgggtgtgtagaCAGTGGGTTCCAGGCTTTCACCTTTGCACTTGCGGTGACATTCCTCAAAGGTGCCAGGGTTGGGTAGCCGATCCCCCTTCTCCTCCGGCCGCTCCTGCGCAGGGGGGCCCAGCCCGCTGACGGGGGGCATGGTGAAGCCAGGCGGCACTGACACCAGCCCAGATCCAGGACTCggcatggtgggggagggtgtgggggagctggcagccaggacgTTACCCATGGTGGGGGGCTGTGGAGAGAACAGATAGCAGTGTTGAGAAGGGGTGAGCAGTGCCAGATACCTCCCAATATACCCCCCATGCCCTAAATACCGCACATTCCATACTACCCCATCTGTCCAGGACATGCACCCCAAACTGATACCTCCTCCAGTCTGCCCTGATACTGGTCTCCAATAGACCCCATGTATCCCCAGATccatctgccccccacccctccagtgaCACCCCACCCTCCAATATTCCCTCCTGAGACTGTCAACCTCAATACCCCCTCTCCAAACAGGCTGGCCCCCAAGCTCCAGGTACATCTGCCACAATACCCCTCTTGACACTGGCTCCCCACGGCCCACatcacccaccctgcccccaacggGGTCTGACTATTGCAACGCCCCAATACCCCCACATTGGTGTATCTACCACACCAACAGCCCATCCCATCTGATGCCCCCTGGTGTGTCCCAACAGCTTCCTGCTCCCCAGACACCTGCCACTGCCAGGGTCCCCCTGACTCAGCAGTGACCACACCTGCCCCGCGCCCCTCGATCCCCTGCCCCGCGCCCCTtgattccccccgccccaagttCACCTGCCCCGCGCCCCTCGATCCCCCGAGTTCACCCGCCCCGCGCCCCtcaatcccccccgcccccagttcacGCGCCCCGCGCCCCTcgatccccccccgccccgagttCACCCGCCTCGCGCCCCTCGATCCCCCCCAANNNNNNNNNNNNNNNNNNNNNNNNNNNNNNNNNNNNNNNNNNNNNNNNNNNNNNNNNNNNNNNNNNNNNNNNNNNNNNNNNNNNNNNNNNNNNNNNNNNNNNNNNNNNNNNNNNNNNNNNNNNNNNNNNNNNNNNNNNNNNNNNNNNNNNNNNNNNNNNNNNNNNNNNNNNNNNNNNNNNNNNNNNNNNNNNNNNNNNNNNNNNNNNNNNNNNNNNNNNNNNNNNNNNNNNNNNNNNNNNNNNNNNNNNNNNNNNNNNNNNNNNNNNNNNNNNNNNNNNNNNNNNNNNNNNNNNNNNNNNNNNNNNNNNNNNNNNNNNNNNNNNNNNNNNNNNNNNNNNNNNNNNNNNNNNNNNNNNNNNNNNNNNNNNNNNNNNNNNNNNNNNNNNNNNNNNNNNNNNNNNNNNNNNNNNNNNNNNNNNNNNNNNNNNNNNNNNNNNNNNNNNNNNNNNNNNNNNNNNNNNNNNNNNNNNNNNNNNNNNNNNNNNNNNNNNNNNNNNNNNNNNNNNNNNNNNNNNNNNNNNNNNNNNNNNNNNNNNNNNNNNNNNNNNNNNNNNNNNNNNNNNNNNNNNNNNNNNNNNNNNNNNNNNNNNNNNNNNNNNNNNNNNNNNNNNNNNNNNNNNNNNNNNNNNNNNNNNNNNNNNNNNNNNNNNNNNNNNNNNNNNNNNNNNNNNNNNNNNNNNNNNNNNNNNNNNNNNNNNNNNNNNNNNNNNNNNNNNNNNNNNNNNNNNNNNNNNNNNNNNNNNNNNNNNNNNNNNNNNNNNNNNNNNNNNNNNNNNNNNNNNNNNNNNNNNNNNNNNNNNNNNNNNNNNNNNNNNNNNNNNNNNNNNNNNNNNNNNNNNNNNNNNNNNNNNNNNNNNNNNNNNNNNNNNNNNNNNNNNNNNNNNNNNNNNNNNNNNNNNNNNNNNNNNNNNNNNNNNNNNNNNNNNNNNNNNNNNNNNNNNNNNNNNNNNNNNNNNNNNNNNNNNNNNNNNNNNNNNNNNNNNNNNNNNNNNNNNNNNNNNNNNNNNNNNNNNNNNNNNNNNNNNNNNNNNNNNNNNNNNNNNNNNNNNNNNNNNNNNNNNNNNNNNNNNNNNNNNNNNNNNNNNNNNNNNNNNNNNNNNNNNNNNNNNNNNNNNNNNNNNNNNNNNNNNNNNNNNNNNNNNNNNNNNNNNNNNNNNNNNNNNNNNNNNNNNNNNNNNNNNNNNNNNNNNNNNNNNNNNNNNNNNNNNNNNNNNNNNNNNNNNNNNNNNNNNNNNNNNNNNNNNNNNNNNNNNNNNNNNNNNNNNNNNNNNNNNNNNNNNNNNNNNNNNNNNNNNNNNNNNNNNNNNNNNNNNNNNNNNNNNNNNNNNNNNNNNNNNNNNNNNNNNNNNNNNNNNNNNNNNNNNNNNNNNNNNNNNNNNNNNNNNNNNNNNNNNNNNNNNNNNNNNNNNNNNNNNNNNNNNNNNNNNNNNNNNNNNNNNNNNNNNNNNNNNNNNNNNNNNNNNNNNNNNNNNNNNNNNNNNNNNNNNNNNNNNNNNNNNNNNNNNNNNNNNNNNNNNNNNNNNNNNNNNNNNNNNNNNNNNNNNNNNNNNNNNNNNNNNNNNNNNNNNNNNNNNNNNNNNNNNNNNNNNNNNNNNNNNNNNNNNNNNNNNNNNNNNNNNNNNNNNNNNNNNNNNNNNNNNNNNNNNNNNNNNNNNNNNNNNNNNNNNNNNNNNNNNNNNNNNNNNNNNNNNNNNNNNNNNNNNNNNNNNNNNNNNNNNNNNNNNNNNNNNNNNNNNNNNNNNNNNNNNNNNNNNNNNNNNNNNNNNNNNNNNNNNNNNNNNNNNNNNNNNNNNNNNNNNNNNNNNNNNNNNNNNNNNNNNNNNNNNNNNNNNNNNNNNNNNNNNNNNNNNNNNNNNNNNNNNNNNNNNNNNNNNNNNNNNNNNNNNNNNNNNNNNNNNNNNNNNNNNNNNNNNNNNNNNNNNNNNNNNNNNNNNNNNNNNNNNNNNNNNNNNNNNNNNNNNNNNNNNNNNNNNNNNNNNNNNNNNNNNNNNNNNNNNNNNNNNNNNNNNNNNNNNNNNNNNNNNNNNNNNNNNNNNNNNNNNNNNNNNNNNNNNNNNNNNNNNNNNNNNNNNNNNNNNNNNNNNNNNNNNNNNNNNNNNNNNNNNNNNNNNNNNNNNNNNNNNNNNNNNNNNNNNNNNNNNNNNNNNNNNNNNNNNNNNNNNNNNNNNNNNNNNNNNNNNNNNNNNNNNNNNNNNNNNNNNNNNNNNNNNNNNNNNNNNNNNNNNNNNNNNNNNNNNNNNNNNNNNNNNNNNNNNNNNNNNNNNNNNNNNNNNNNNNNNNNNNNNNNNNNNNNNNNNNNNNNNNNNNNNNNNNNNNNNNNNNNNNNNNNNNNNNNNNNNNNNNNNNNNNNNNNNNNNNNNNNNNNNNNNNNNNNNNNNNNNNNNNNNNNNNNNNNNNNNNNNNNNNNNNNNNNNNNNNNNNNNNNNNNNNNNNNNNNNNNNNNNNNNNNNNNNNNNNNNNNNNNNNNNNNNNNNNNNNNNNNNNNNNNNNNNNNNNNNNNNNNNNNNNNNNNNNNNNNNNNNNNNNNNNNNNNNNNNNNNNNNNNNNNNNNNNNNNNNNNNNNNNNNNNNNNNNNNNNNNNNNNNNNNNNNNNNNNNNNNNNNNNNNNNNNNNNNNNNNNNNNNNNNNNNNNNNNNNNNNNNNNNNNNNNNNNNNNNNNNNNNNNNNNNNNNNNNNNNNNNNNNNNNNNNNNNNNNNNNNNNNNNNNNNNNNNNNNNNNNNNNNNNNNNNNNNNNNNNNNNNNNNNNNNNNNNNNNNNNNNNNNNNNNNNNNNNNNNNNNNNNNNNNNNNNNNNNNNNNNNNNNNNNNNNNNNNNNNNNNNNNNNNNNNNNNNNNNNNNNNNNNNNNNNNNNNNNNNNNNNNNNNNNNNNNNNNNNNNNNNNNNNNNNNNNNNNNNNNNNNNNNNNNNNNNNNNNNNNNNNNNNNNNNNNNNNNNNNNNNNNNNNNNNNNNNNNNNNNNNNNNNNNNNNNNNNNNNNNNNNNNNNNNNNNNNNNNNNNNNNNNNNNNNNNNNNNNNNNNNNNNNNNNNNNNNNNNNNNNNNNNNNNNNNNNNNNNNNNNNNNNNNNNNNNNNNNNNNNNNNNNNNNNNNNNNNNNNNNNNNNNNNNNNNNNNNNNNNNNNNNNNNNNNNNNNNNNNNNNNNNNNNNNNNNNNNNNNNNNNNNNNNNNNNNNNNNNNNNNNNNNNNNNNNNNNNNNNNNNNNNNNNNNNNNNNNNNNNNNNNNNNNNNNNNNNNNNNNNNNNNNNNNNNNNNNNNNNNNNNNNNNNNNNNNNNNNNNNNNNNNNNNNNNNNNNNNNNNNNNNNNNNNNNNNNNNNNNNNNNNNNNNNNNNNNNNNNNNNNNNNNNNNNNNNNNNNNNNNNNNNNNNNNNNNNNNNNNNNNNNNNNNNNNNNNNNNNNNNNNNNNNNNNNNNNNNNNNNNNNNNNNNNNNNNNNNNNNNNNNNNNNNNNNNNNNNNNNNNNNNNNNNNNNNNNNNNNNNNNNNNNNNNNNNNNNNNNNNNNNNNNNNNNNNNNNNNNNNNNNNNNNNNNNNNNNNNNNNNNNNNNNNNNNNNNNNNNNNNNNNNNNNNNNNNNNNNNNNNNNNNNNNNNNNNNNNNNNNNNNNNNNNNNNNNNNNNNNNNNNNNNNNNNNNNNNNNNNNNNNNNNNNNNNNNNNNNNNNNNNNNNNNNNNNNNNNNNNNNNNNNNNNNNNNNNNNNNNNNNNNNNNNNNNNNNNNNNNNNNNNNNNNNNNNNNNNNNNNNNNNNNNNNNNNNNNNNNNNNNNNNNNNNNNNNNNNNNNNNNNNNNNNNNNNNNNNNNNNNNNNNNNNNNNNNNNNNNNNNNNNNNNNNNNNNNNNNNNNNNNNNNNNNNNNNNNNNNNNNNNNNNNNNNNNNNNNNNNNNNNNNNNNNNNNNNNNNNNNNNNNNNNNNNNNNNNNNNNNNNNNNNNNNNNNNNNNNNNNNNNNNNNNNNNNNNNNNNNNNNNNNNNNNNNNNNNNNNNNNNNNNNNNNNNNNNNNNNNNNNNNNNNNNNNNNNNNNNNNNNNNNNNNNNNNNNNNNNNNNNNNNNNNNNNNNNNNNNNNNNNNNNNNNNNNNNNNNNNNNNNNNNNNNNNNNNNNNNNNNNNNNNNNNNNNNNNNNNNNNNNNNNNNNNNNNNNNNNNNNNNNNNNNNNNNNNNNNNNNNNNNNNNNNNNNNNNNNNNNNNNNNNNNNNNNNNNNNNNNNNNNNNNNNNNNNNNNNNNNNNNNNNNNNNNNNNNNNNNNNNNNNNNNNNNNNNNNNNNNNNNNNNNNNNNNNNNNNNNNNNNNNNNNNNNNNNNNNNNNNNNNNNNNNNNNNNNNNNNNNNNNNNNNNNNNNNNNNNNNNNNNNNNNNNNNNNNNNNNNNNNNNNNNNNNNNNNNNNNNNNNNNNNNNNNNNNNNNNNNNNNNNNNNNNNNNNNNNNNNNNNNNNNNNNNNNNNNNNNNNNNNNNNNNNNNNNNNNNNNNNNNNNNNNNNNNNNNNNNNNNNNNNNNNNNNNNNNNNNNNNNNNNNNNNNNNNNNNNNNNNNNNNNNNNNNNNNNNNNNNNNNNNNNNNNNNNNNNNNNNNNNNNNNNNNNNNNNNNNNNNNNNNNNNNNNNNNNNNNNNNNNNNNNNNNNNNNNNNNNNNNNNNNNNNNNNNNNNNNNNNNNNNNNNNNNNNNNNNNNNNNNNNNNNNNNNNNNNNNNNNNNNNNNNNNNNNNNNNNNNNNNNNNNNNNNNNNNNNNNNNNNNNNNNNNNNNNNNNNNNNNNNNNNNNNNNNNNNNNNNNNNNNNNNNNNNNNNNNNNNNNNNNNNNNNNNNNNNNNNNNNNNNNNNNNNNNNNNNNNNNNNNNNNNNNNNNNNNNNNNNNNNNNNNNNNNNNNNNNNNNNNNNNNNNNNNNNNNNNNNNNNNNNNNNNNNNNNNNNNNNNNNNNNNNNNNNNNNNNNNNNNNNNNNNNNNNNNNNNNNNNNNNNNNNNNNNNNNNNNNNNNNNNNNNNNNNNNNNNNNNNNNNNNNNNNNNNNNNNNNNNNNNNNNNNNNNNNNNNNNNNNNNNNNNNNNNNNNNNNNNNNNNNNNNNNNNNNNNNNNNNNNNNNNNNNNNNNNNNNNNNNNNNNNNNNNNNNNNNNNNNNNNNNNNNNNNNNNNNNNNNNNNNNNNNNNNNNNNNNNNNNNNNNNNNNNNNNNNNNNNNNNNNNNNNNNNNNNNNNNNNNNNNNNNNNNNNNNNNNNNNNNNNNNNNNNNNNNNNNNNNNNNNNNNNNNNNNNNNNNNNNNNNNNNNNNNNNNNNNNNNNNNNNNNNNNNNNNNNNNNNNNNNNNNNNNNNNNNNNNNNNNNNNNNNNNNNNNNNNNNNNNNNNNNNNNNNNNNNNNNNNNNNNNNNNNNNNNNNNNNNNNNNNNNNNNNNNNNNNNNNNNNNNNNNNNNNNNNNNNNNNNNNNNNNNNNNNNNNNNNNNNNNNNNNNNNNNNNNNNNNNNNNNNNNNNNNNNNNNNNNNNNNNNNNNNNNNNNNNNNNNNNNNNNNNNNNNNNNNNNNNNNNNNNNNNNNNNNNNNNNNNNNNNNNNNNNNNNNNNNNNNNNNNNNNNNNNNNNNNNNNNNNNNNNNNNNNNNNNNNNNNNNNNNNNNNNNNNNNNNNNNNNNNNNNNNNNNNNNNNNNNNNNNNNNNNNNNNNNNNNNNNNNNNNNNNNNNNNNNNNNNNNNNNNNNNNNNNNNNNNNNNNNNNNNNNNNNNNNNNNNNNNNNNNNNNNNNNNNNNNNNNNNNNNNNNNNNNNNNNNNNNNNNNNNNNNNNNNNNNNNNNNNNNNNNNNNNNNNNNNNNNNNNNNNNNNNNNNNNNNNNNNNNNNNNNNNNNNNNNNNNNNNNNNNNNNNNNNNNNNNNNNNNNNNNNNNNNNNNNNNNNNNNNNNNNNNNNNNNNNNNNNNNNNNNNNNNNNNNNNNNNNNNNNNNNNNNNNNNNNNNNNNNNNNNNNNNNNNNNNNNNNNNNNNNNNNNNNNNNNNNNNNNNNNNNNNNNNNNNNNNNNNNNNNNNNNNNNNNNNNNNNNNNNNNNNNNNNNNNNNNNNNNNNNNNNNNNNNNNNNNNNNNNNNNNNNNNNNNNNNNNNNNNNNNNNNNNNNNNNNNNNNNNNNNNNNNNNNNNNNNNNNNN
Proteins encoded in this region:
- the TOMM40 gene encoding mitochondrial import receptor subunit TOM40 homolog — protein: MGNVLAASSPTPSPTMPSPGSGLVSVPPGFTMPPVSGLGPPAQERPEEKGDRLPNPGTFEECHRKCKELFPIQMEGVKLTVNKGLSNHFQVNHSVALSTVGDSSYHFGVTYVGTKQLSPTEAFPVLVGDMDNSGSLNAQIIHQLSTRLRSKVAFQTQQSKFVNWQVDGEYRGEDFTAAVTLGNPDILVGSGILVAHYLQSITPCLALGGELVYHRRPGEEGTVMSLAGKYTAPNWIGTLTVGQAGAHATYYHKANDQLQVGVEFEASTRMQDTSVSFGYQLDLPKANLLFKGSVDSNWIVGAVLEKKLLPLPLTLAMGAFLNHRKNKFQCGFGLTIG